GCTCGCGGGCGCGCTGCTGCACGACGCGGTCGAGGACACCGTGGTCACCCGCGACGACATCGAGGCCGCGTTCGGCGCGGACGTCGCGGCGATCGTCGACGGCGTGACCAAGTTGGACCGGCTGCAGTTCGACTCCAAGGAGGAGCAGCAGGCGGCCACGCTGCGCAAGATGCTCGTGGCGATGGCGAAGGACATCCGGGTCCTGCTCATCAAGCTCGCCGATCGCCTCCACAACATGCGGACGATCGCGTCGCTGCCCGAGGCCAAGCAGCTGCGCATCGCGCAGGAGACGCTCGACATCTACGCGCCGCTCGCGCACCGGCTCGGCATCGCGGACGTCAAGTGGCAGCTGGAGGACCTCGCGTTCGCGGTGCTGCACCCGAAGCGCTATGCCGAGATCGAGCAGATGGTCGCGACGCGCTCACCGGAGCGCGAGGACCATCTCGAGCTCGTCCTCGACGCGCTGCGCTCGCGTCTCGCCGAGCTGCACATCACCGCCGAGGTCACGGGCCGTCCGAAGCACTACTGGTCCATCTACGAGAAGATGGTCGTGCGCGGCAAGGAGTTCGACGACGTGCAGGACCTCGTCGGCGTGCGCGTCATCGTCGACTCCGTGAAGGACTGCTACGGCGCGCTCGGGTCGATCCACGCGCTGTGGAAGCCGGTGCAGGGCCGGTTCAAGGACTACATCGCGATGCCCAAGTTCAACCTCTACCAGTCGTTGCACACGACGGTGGTGGGGCCGCAGGGCAAGCCGGTCGAGGTCCAGATCCGGACGCACGAGATGCACCGGCGCGCGGAGTACGGCATCGCCGCGCACTGGGGCTACAAGGAGCAGGCGTCGCCGGCCGAGGACCTCGCGTGGCTGCAACGGATGGTCGACTGGCAGCAGGAGACGTCCGATCCGGCCGAGTTCATGGAGTCGCTGAAGATCGACCTCGAGCAGGACGAGGTCTTCGTCTTCACGCCCAAGGGCAAGGTCATCACGCTCCCGGCCGGCGCGACGGCCGTCGACTTCGCGTACACGATCCACACCGAGGTCGGGCACCGCTGCATCGGCGCGCGCGTCAACAACCGGCTCGTCCCGCTCGACTCGCAGCTCGTGTCGGGCGACACCGTCGAGATCTTCACGAGCAAGGTCGAGGGCGCGGGGCCGAGCCGCGACTGGCTGCAGTTCGTCCAGACGCCCCGCGCTCGCAGCAAGATCCGCCAGTGGTTCTCCCGTGAGCGCCGCACCG
The Acidimicrobiia bacterium genome window above contains:
- a CDS encoding bifunctional (p)ppGpp synthetase/guanosine-3',5'-bis(diphosphate) 3'-pyrophosphohydrolase, with the protein product MSISTTDQRIDRRSVLPWRRHHVDVAVAPLVAAFHEHHRKSDTDLIERAFDVARDAHADQVRRSGEPYIAHPLGVAMILADLGLDDVTLAGALLHDAVEDTVVTRDDIEAAFGADVAAIVDGVTKLDRLQFDSKEEQQAATLRKMLVAMAKDIRVLLIKLADRLHNMRTIASLPEAKQLRIAQETLDIYAPLAHRLGIADVKWQLEDLAFAVLHPKRYAEIEQMVATRSPEREDHLELVLDALRSRLAELHITAEVTGRPKHYWSIYEKMVVRGKEFDDVQDLVGVRVIVDSVKDCYGALGSIHALWKPVQGRFKDYIAMPKFNLYQSLHTTVVGPQGKPVEVQIRTHEMHRRAEYGIAAHWGYKEQASPAEDLAWLQRMVDWQQETSDPAEFMESLKIDLEQDEVFVFTPKGKVITLPAGATAVDFAYTIHTEVGHRCIGARVNNRLVPLDSQLVSGDTVEIFTSKVEGAGPSRDWLQFVQTPRARSKIRQWFSRERRTDAIDTGRDELTKAMRKEGLPVQKLARSSVVTDVASAMHYADLDALYAAIGEGHVSARAVVQRIQRELRGGEEQLPVTARRPPRASRGREHRTVGVHVEGLDDLMVRLSRCCTPVPGDEIIGFVTRGRGVSVHRADCANASQLEASQGDRLIEVEWDHDQPATYVVSVEVEALDRSKLLRDVSQVLSDHHVNILSCNSQTSADRVAKLRFDFELADPGHLDSMIGAIKRVDSVYDAYRVLPGAKAAV